From uncultured Methanobrevibacter sp., a single genomic window includes:
- a CDS encoding helix-turn-helix domain-containing protein has protein sequence MKCVDQGLKVRLYPDEDMMIKINQNIGNSRFTWNKLL, from the coding sequence ATGAAATGTGTTGATCAGGGTTTGAAGGTTAGGTTGTATCCGGATGAGGATATGATGATTAAAATTAATCAGAATATAGGTAATTCCAGGTTTACATGGAATAAACTCTTGG